The following are from one region of the Stigmatella ashevillena genome:
- a CDS encoding M48 family metallopeptidase encodes MRPDLTLPSFFRIYALPALWLFALPLFGLWFTGHATARFDRDILDSIERQIAQDADLEEGRRQELLEFFRATPASVACLTPGEALSEFRANLGEACSDVQQYQWMRRLALASVVLGLVSAVAALLCALMAFVSRPFQYGSFAVGWNMLRITGALQTLAQGGLAVWLSYWITAVWFERYYPKLIGMVGILAAIALFHVVTAIFRRPSMDFEVEAERLEEAHAPELWAHVRRLCTSLQAPPPDHILVGIDANFFVTESDVHVGGQKLTGRTLYVSLPLLRLLKRSEAEAVLAHEMGHLLGGDTGHGKRLAPMLAQFGQYLHALREGGLTLPIFHFMKAYRGLFELSLGRSRRASELAADRLAASVTSGQDIAHSLVKVGAYSSFRDHTEAGLFARSEQHQTVAIAQRVALGFTEYALSEAVHNDLHGVVTPHPFDSHPPLSARLENVGQTLSPADVAKVLLEPTSSSWASAILEADTTEARLWAVYEARFSEAHDLSLAYRYEPSTDSERQHVEKHFPPLTFDGKAAGLEVRLDFAQVSCTEWDAPVRLDQVKTASTAGRMFKKYLDLQLKGSGLFSGKRSICLSKLQDGEGLLRAFGHYLGRHRAMEEHRTRSQQAA; translated from the coding sequence ATGCGCCCTGACCTGACACTCCCAAGCTTCTTCCGCATCTACGCGCTGCCTGCCCTCTGGTTGTTCGCGCTCCCGCTCTTCGGCCTGTGGTTTACCGGCCACGCCACGGCCCGCTTTGACCGGGACATCCTCGACTCCATCGAGCGCCAGATTGCTCAGGATGCCGACTTGGAAGAAGGGCGGCGGCAAGAGCTGCTGGAGTTCTTCCGCGCGACCCCCGCGTCGGTGGCGTGTCTCACCCCGGGGGAGGCGCTGTCGGAGTTCCGCGCCAACCTGGGCGAGGCGTGCTCGGACGTGCAGCAGTACCAGTGGATGCGCCGCCTGGCACTCGCCTCGGTGGTGCTGGGGCTCGTCTCCGCGGTGGCCGCCTTGCTGTGTGCCCTGATGGCGTTTGTCTCGCGGCCCTTCCAGTACGGCAGCTTCGCCGTGGGCTGGAACATGCTGCGGATCACCGGAGCGTTGCAAACGCTCGCACAGGGAGGCCTGGCCGTCTGGTTGTCGTACTGGATCACTGCGGTGTGGTTCGAGCGCTACTACCCGAAGCTCATCGGGATGGTCGGCATCCTGGCGGCCATCGCCCTCTTCCATGTGGTGACCGCCATCTTCCGCCGCCCCTCCATGGACTTCGAGGTGGAGGCGGAGAGATTGGAGGAGGCGCATGCTCCGGAACTCTGGGCCCACGTCCGGCGGCTGTGCACGTCGCTCCAGGCCCCGCCACCGGACCACATCCTCGTCGGAATCGACGCCAACTTCTTCGTCACCGAAAGCGACGTGCACGTTGGAGGGCAGAAGCTCACGGGGCGGACGCTCTATGTCAGCCTGCCCCTGCTGCGCTTGCTCAAGCGGTCCGAGGCGGAGGCCGTGCTCGCGCACGAAATGGGACACCTGCTCGGAGGGGATACGGGCCATGGCAAGCGGCTGGCGCCCATGCTCGCGCAATTTGGCCAGTACCTTCACGCGCTCCGCGAGGGCGGACTCACGCTGCCCATCTTCCACTTCATGAAGGCCTACCGGGGGCTGTTCGAGCTGTCTCTGGGGCGCAGCCGACGGGCAAGCGAGCTCGCCGCGGACCGGCTGGCCGCGAGCGTCACGTCCGGGCAGGACATCGCCCACTCGCTCGTGAAGGTGGGGGCGTACTCGAGCTTCCGGGACCATACGGAGGCCGGTCTGTTCGCCCGCAGCGAGCAGCATCAGACCGTGGCCATCGCGCAGCGGGTTGCGCTCGGCTTTACCGAGTACGCGCTGTCCGAAGCGGTGCACAACGACTTGCACGGCGTGGTGACGCCGCACCCGTTCGACTCTCACCCGCCGCTCTCGGCGCGCCTGGAGAACGTGGGACAGACCCTCTCGCCTGCCGATGTCGCGAAGGTGCTGCTGGAGCCCACGTCCTCCTCCTGGGCGAGCGCCATCTTGGAGGCGGATACCACCGAGGCACGCCTGTGGGCGGTGTACGAAGCACGTTTCTCGGAGGCGCATGACCTGTCACTTGCCTACCGCTACGAGCCATCCACCGATTCGGAGCGGCAGCATGTGGAGAAGCACTTCCCGCCCCTGACGTTTGACGGCAAGGCGGCGGGGCTGGAGGTCCGCCTGGATTTCGCGCAGGTGAGCTGCACGGAGTGGGACGCGCCTGTTCGCCTCGATCAGGTGAAGACCGCCAGCACCGCGGGGAGGATGTTCAAGAAGTACCTGGACCTGCAGCTCAAGGGGAGCGGCTTGTTCTCGGGCAAGCGCTCCATCTGCCTGAGCAAGCTCCAGGATGGGGAGGGGCTTCTCAGGGCCTTTGGGCACTACCTCGGACGCCACAGGGCCATGGAGGAGCACCGCACGCGCTCGCAACAGGCGGCCTGA
- a CDS encoding SPFH domain-containing protein, which translates to MRNEYLDQVQEQQQRVEVDLKARKMASNMAAMPQQVAVRRGARGGGQRPPDMPGSNAVDVRITGFWRWRTVVVPPNAYVVHTRRGHDKPLHMGLGVSFPFNPATDSFLVVPGAMQTILINAHCICRELQGLLVQGYVQWIIEDFSTAYKKLDFTDAEDPMRVVNLQLREQAEAAIKDKVATMSIDAVLSDKQPIMEELTARLRQLAEGAGDSDKGLGLRIVTVQIKEAVVSSARLWESLQKPFRAERERVARLAGLETEEALSRRELEVSQERERSRLETEGALALLRSRKEAEAYDREQAERLRRQQREEEDALNLAAVRQQSTLQYVELEKARLEVETELARRKHELEAAQRQREALAGIAVLDVEHDASNRQARVELELLEARQRVLNGLSPANLQAKLVELLPTIAEKLPQPQELRSVSIGMGAGPQEGQALATLVAQMMTLVKALNPESGVPPKKTELVQGPPAP; encoded by the coding sequence ATGCGAAATGAGTACCTGGATCAAGTCCAGGAGCAGCAACAGCGCGTCGAGGTGGACCTCAAGGCACGGAAGATGGCGTCGAACATGGCTGCCATGCCCCAGCAAGTGGCGGTGCGGCGCGGGGCCCGGGGCGGCGGTCAGAGGCCTCCTGACATGCCCGGAAGCAACGCCGTGGACGTGCGCATCACCGGCTTCTGGCGCTGGCGCACCGTCGTCGTCCCGCCCAACGCCTACGTGGTCCACACCCGCCGCGGCCATGACAAGCCGCTGCACATGGGCCTTGGCGTCTCCTTCCCCTTCAACCCTGCGACGGACTCGTTTCTCGTCGTCCCCGGTGCGATGCAGACCATCCTCATCAACGCGCACTGCATCTGCCGCGAGCTGCAGGGCCTGCTCGTCCAGGGCTACGTGCAGTGGATCATCGAGGACTTCTCCACCGCCTACAAAAAGCTGGACTTCACCGACGCCGAGGATCCCATGCGCGTGGTGAACTTGCAGTTGCGCGAGCAGGCCGAGGCCGCCATCAAGGACAAGGTGGCCACCATGAGCATCGATGCGGTGCTCTCGGACAAGCAACCCATCATGGAGGAACTCACCGCCCGCTTGCGCCAGTTGGCCGAGGGCGCCGGGGACAGTGACAAGGGCCTGGGCTTGCGCATCGTCACCGTGCAGATCAAAGAGGCAGTGGTCAGCTCGGCGCGGCTCTGGGAGAGCCTGCAAAAGCCCTTCCGGGCCGAACGCGAGCGCGTGGCGCGCCTGGCCGGGCTGGAGACCGAGGAGGCACTCTCCCGCCGCGAGCTGGAAGTGAGCCAGGAGCGAGAACGGTCCCGCCTGGAGACCGAGGGGGCGCTGGCCCTGCTTCGCTCGCGCAAAGAGGCCGAGGCCTATGACCGCGAGCAGGCCGAGCGGCTGCGCCGTCAGCAGCGCGAGGAGGAGGATGCGCTCAATCTGGCCGCGGTGCGGCAACAGTCCACCCTTCAGTATGTCGAATTGGAGAAGGCCCGGCTGGAGGTGGAAACGGAACTGGCACGGCGCAAGCACGAGCTCGAGGCGGCCCAGCGCCAGCGCGAGGCCCTCGCGGGCATCGCCGTGCTGGATGTCGAGCACGATGCCTCCAACCGGCAGGCCCGCGTCGAGTTGGAGCTGCTCGAGGCCCGCCAACGTGTCCTCAATGGGCTCAGCCCCGCCAACCTCCAGGCCAAGCTGGTGGAGCTACTGCCCACCATTGCGGAGAAGCTGCCCCAGCCCCAAGAGTTGCGCTCGGTCTCCATCGGCATGGGGGCCGGTCCGCAAGAGGGCCAGGCGCTGGCCACCTTGGTGGCACAGATGATGACACTCGTGAAGGCGCTGAACCCCGAGTCAGGGGTTCCTCCAAAGAAGACGGAACTCGTTCAGGGCCCTCCCGCTCCCTGA
- a CDS encoding alpha/beta fold hydrolase, which yields MDTPATRHTAVNTHTRFAEVKGRRIAYRDIGQGLPIILCLRFRGVLDSWDPAFLDALAVNHRVITFDYSGLGQSTGKPSYLRVNMAQDAVDLADALGLEQFIIGGWSLGGIAAQVVARLHPERILKNILIGTTPPGKVRVGPKPVFYERALKPVNDLDDETVLFFHPESQKSRAAAVASHNRIAARTTDVSPAIPIDTVLKLLDESKGEDIFVDDNGYRDFLKTTHIPALVISGDHEIVFPVENWFDVVPETKSVHLLVLPQMGHGPQHEAPQICADLITSFIKNG from the coding sequence ATGGACACGCCTGCCACCCGTCATACCGCCGTCAATACGCATACCCGTTTTGCAGAGGTGAAAGGCCGCCGCATTGCCTATCGCGACATCGGCCAGGGGCTGCCGATCATTCTCTGCCTGCGGTTCCGCGGTGTTCTCGACTCATGGGATCCCGCCTTCCTTGATGCGCTGGCAGTCAACCACCGCGTCATCACCTTCGACTATTCCGGCCTTGGCCAGTCGACCGGCAAGCCCAGCTACTTGCGCGTGAACATGGCGCAGGACGCCGTCGATCTGGCCGACGCGCTCGGCCTTGAGCAATTCATCATCGGAGGCTGGTCGCTGGGCGGTATCGCGGCCCAGGTGGTGGCGCGCCTGCATCCCGAGCGCATTCTCAAGAACATCCTGATCGGCACGACCCCTCCAGGCAAAGTGCGCGTGGGACCCAAGCCCGTGTTCTACGAGCGCGCCCTGAAACCCGTGAACGATCTGGACGATGAGACCGTGCTGTTCTTTCATCCGGAGTCGCAGAAATCCCGCGCCGCCGCAGTGGCTTCTCACAACCGGATCGCGGCGCGCACCACCGATGTCAGTCCGGCGATTCCGATCGATACCGTCTTGAAGCTGCTGGATGAGTCCAAGGGCGAGGATATCTTTGTCGATGACAACGGTTATCGCGACTTCCTCAAGACGACCCACATCCCTGCCCTGGTCATTTCCGGAGACCACGAGATCGTCTTCCCGGTCGAGAACTGGTTCGACGTGGTGCCAGAGACGAAGTCGGTGCACCTGCTGGTGTTGCCTCAGATGGGCCACGGCCCGCAGCACGAAGCGCCGCAGATCTGCGCCGACTTGATCACCAGCTTCATCAAGAACGGCTGA
- a CDS encoding alpha/beta fold hydrolase, with product MDTPAAPITAHAGKITGSYLTTQDGTQIYFKDWGPKDGTPIVFSHGWPLSSDAWEDQMLFLSEQGYRTIAHDRRGHGRSSQPWDGHNMDTYADDLAQLTAALDLQKAVHVGHSTGGGEVTRYIGRYGTSRVAKAVLIGAVPPIMLKTGWHPNGLPVEVFDGIRAGVLGDRSAFFKELSMAFYSFNRPNARVSEGLRESFWLQGMMGGLKAEYDCVKAFSETDFRADFARFDVPTLVMHGEDDQIVPIDGSARITATLVKGAKLKTYPGLGHGMCSVNKGIINGDLLAFIKG from the coding sequence ATGGATACCCCCGCCGCTCCCATCACCGCTCACGCTGGAAAGATCACCGGCAGCTATCTCACCACCCAGGATGGCACCCAGATCTATTTCAAGGACTGGGGCCCCAAGGACGGCACGCCCATCGTCTTCTCGCACGGCTGGCCGCTCAGCTCCGACGCGTGGGAAGACCAGATGCTGTTCCTGTCGGAGCAAGGCTACCGCACCATCGCCCATGATCGCCGGGGCCACGGCCGCTCGTCGCAGCCTTGGGATGGCCACAACATGGACACTTATGCCGATGATCTTGCCCAGCTGACGGCCGCCCTGGACCTCCAGAAGGCTGTCCATGTCGGCCATTCGACCGGGGGCGGCGAAGTCACACGCTATATCGGCCGCTACGGCACTTCTCGCGTCGCCAAGGCTGTGCTCATCGGTGCCGTGCCGCCGATCATGCTCAAGACCGGATGGCACCCGAACGGCCTGCCCGTCGAAGTCTTCGATGGCATTCGTGCGGGAGTGCTCGGTGACCGTTCGGCCTTCTTCAAGGAATTGAGCATGGCGTTTTACAGTTTCAACCGTCCCAATGCGAGAGTCTCAGAGGGCCTGCGCGAGAGCTTCTGGTTGCAGGGCATGATGGGCGGATTGAAGGCCGAGTACGACTGCGTCAAGGCTTTCTCTGAAACCGACTTCCGCGCCGATTTCGCCAGGTTTGATGTGCCGACCCTGGTGATGCATGGCGAAGACGACCAGATTGTCCCCATCGACGGATCGGCGAGAATCACCGCCACCTTGGTCAAGGGCGCGAAACTGAAGACCTATCCAGGCCTCGGCCACGGCATGTGCTCGGTCAACAAGGGCATCATCAACGGAGACCTGTTGGCCTTTATCAAGGGGTAG
- a CDS encoding PAS domain-containing sensor histidine kinase, whose translation MSSVPFHCKVTRRMLPMPIETLLNLPDLLGPVIDGVAESVIVRDLNGRILLWNKASEALYGFARGTMVGRNLNDHLNAHHASTTAALERHLLEQGHWEGELKRTTASGEDRRVEVKWTVLRGPDAQPVAIVEYGRDITRLSEIELESRLQAHRYRNLFQAMAASFWELDFSEVRKMLAQLVRNGVKDFRGYFEAHPEFIDAAIAVTRVVDVNDKTVMLFGAGKREDIIGGTAAPFWPPESRPVYAESLLASINRQPNLSRETRFTTLGGRTIDALFTVCWPSGHDGRGTILVGLIDISDRVAAEQEVRASELRYRNLFQAMSMALFQIDTTRQRELVADLAARGIEDIAAHSDNEPGFLTTYLDAMSIADVNDAAMRIMGAQERSELIGQPLTRFWPPSSYPVIRRAIASSFQQKPTFEEETVQYRLDGREIHTLFTLNAPPELRARNMVLVGLTDITEREAARKALRQLQSEFAHASRLSMLGELTASIAHEVNQPLAAIAANGAAGARWLSRPMPDLDEVRAINANMVSDAKRAADIIARLRAMAANKASERQRLPLNRVIEEAVQFLHHELMTHEIDLRLELAGGLPDIEADRVQIQQIIVNLAINAMQEMKRARCPKPRLTLMTLARDGEMRFEIEDSGPGISPEYQDRLFQSFFTTKAAGLGMGLSICRNIIEAHGGRIWAENAPAGGARFVFTLPFVR comes from the coding sequence GTGTCGAGCGTGCCCTTTCATTGTAAGGTCACGCGGCGCATGCTGCCGATGCCGATCGAGACCTTGCTGAACCTTCCGGACCTCCTCGGCCCAGTCATCGACGGAGTGGCCGAAAGCGTCATCGTGCGCGACCTGAATGGCCGCATTCTCCTGTGGAACAAGGCGTCCGAGGCCCTCTACGGTTTTGCACGCGGCACCATGGTGGGCCGCAACCTCAATGACCACCTCAACGCCCACCACGCCTCCACCACCGCGGCCCTCGAGCGGCACCTGCTCGAACAGGGCCACTGGGAAGGCGAGCTGAAACGCACCACGGCCTCCGGCGAGGACAGGCGCGTCGAAGTCAAGTGGACGGTGCTGCGGGGCCCGGACGCCCAGCCGGTCGCGATCGTCGAATACGGCCGCGACATCACCCGCCTCAGCGAGATCGAACTCGAATCCCGGCTGCAGGCGCACCGCTACCGCAACCTGTTCCAAGCCATGGCGGCATCCTTCTGGGAACTCGACTTCTCAGAAGTACGCAAGATGCTGGCCCAGCTCGTCCGCAATGGCGTCAAGGACTTCCGCGGCTACTTCGAGGCACACCCCGAATTCATTGATGCCGCCATCGCCGTCACGCGTGTGGTGGATGTCAATGACAAGACGGTGATGCTGTTCGGCGCCGGAAAACGCGAAGACATCATCGGCGGAACAGCCGCTCCTTTCTGGCCTCCGGAGAGCCGCCCCGTCTATGCCGAGAGCCTGCTGGCCTCGATCAACCGCCAGCCCAACCTGTCTCGGGAAACGCGCTTCACAACGCTCGGCGGGCGAACGATCGATGCCCTGTTCACGGTTTGCTGGCCCTCCGGCCACGATGGGCGCGGCACGATCCTCGTCGGCCTGATTGATATTTCCGACCGGGTGGCGGCGGAGCAGGAAGTGCGCGCGAGCGAACTGCGCTATCGCAACCTCTTCCAGGCGATGTCGATGGCGCTGTTCCAGATTGACACCACGCGCCAGCGTGAACTCGTTGCCGACCTGGCGGCGCGCGGCATCGAAGACATTGCCGCCCATTCCGACAATGAACCGGGTTTCCTGACCACCTACCTCGACGCCATGTCCATTGCCGACGTCAACGACGCGGCGATGCGCATCATGGGTGCCCAAGAGCGGTCCGAGCTGATCGGTCAGCCTTTGACGCGCTTCTGGCCCCCGTCCTCCTACCCGGTCATCCGGCGTGCGATCGCCTCCAGCTTCCAGCAAAAGCCCACCTTCGAGGAGGAAACGGTCCAATACCGGCTGGATGGCCGTGAGATCCACACGCTGTTCACCCTCAACGCCCCCCCCGAGCTGAGGGCGCGCAACATGGTGCTGGTCGGCTTGACCGACATCACCGAGCGAGAGGCCGCGAGGAAGGCGCTGCGGCAATTGCAGAGCGAGTTCGCCCATGCTTCGCGCCTGTCCATGCTCGGAGAACTGACAGCGTCGATCGCTCACGAGGTGAATCAGCCATTGGCCGCCATCGCCGCCAATGGCGCGGCAGGAGCACGCTGGCTGTCACGGCCCATGCCTGATCTCGACGAGGTGCGCGCCATCAACGCCAACATGGTCAGCGATGCGAAGCGTGCCGCCGACATCATCGCGCGCCTTCGCGCCATGGCCGCGAACAAAGCCTCCGAACGCCAGCGGTTGCCGCTCAACCGGGTCATCGAGGAGGCGGTGCAGTTCCTCCATCACGAACTGATGACACATGAGATCGACCTCCGTCTCGAGCTCGCAGGCGGCCTGCCCGACATTGAAGCCGACCGCGTGCAGATTCAGCAGATCATCGTCAACCTGGCCATCAACGCCATGCAGGAGATGAAGCGTGCCCGTTGCCCGAAGCCGCGGCTCACCCTGATGACCCTGGCGCGCGACGGTGAAATGCGCTTCGAAATCGAGGATTCGGGCCCCGGCATCTCACCGGAATATCAAGACCGGCTTTTCCAGAGCTTCTTCACCACCAAGGCGGCCGGCCTCGGCATGGGGTTGTCGATCTGCCGCAACATCATCGAGGCGCATGGCGGCCGCATCTGGGCAGAAAACGCCCCGGCGGGCGGGGCGCGCTTTGTCTTCACCCTGCCATTCGTGCGGTGA
- a CDS encoding response regulator transcription factor: protein MSPEPLISVIDDDASVRGAVISLLRSFGLKGLAFDSAEAFLESGKLASTNLVITDIHMPGMSGIDLKRKLDAQGSTVPMIMITAKTEAAVMERAQACNPSCLLKKPFDSEEFIACVERALSL, encoded by the coding sequence ATGTCACCCGAACCCCTCATCTCCGTTATCGACGACGACGCGTCGGTCCGCGGAGCGGTCATCAGCCTGCTGCGGTCGTTCGGGCTGAAGGGCTTGGCGTTCGACAGCGCCGAGGCGTTCCTGGAATCGGGCAAGCTCGCGAGCACGAACCTGGTCATCACCGACATCCACATGCCGGGCATGAGCGGCATCGACCTCAAGCGGAAGCTCGATGCTCAGGGTTCCACGGTGCCCATGATCATGATCACCGCCAAGACCGAGGCGGCCGTGATGGAGCGGGCGCAAGCGTGCAACCCCTCCTGCCTCTTGAAGAAGCCTTTCGACAGCGAGGAGTTCATCGCCTGTGTCGAGCGTGCCCTTTCATTGTAA
- a CDS encoding response regulator transcription factor, with the protein MSEEAVIHIVDDDASLRTALQTLFRSVGMTAKAYDSVRTFLNAERGDAPGCLLLDVRMPGTSGLDFQSQLDSLGIDLPVIMMTGHGDIPMSVRAMKAGAVDFLPKPFREQDLLDAVALAVERHRGQRSEREDLADLRKRFDSLSKREQQVMTLVTIGRLNKEAADDLHLSEITVKIHRGSAMRKMGAKTLADLVRMAEALKIPKTLATALPPSQTRKP; encoded by the coding sequence ATGAGTGAGGAAGCCGTCATCCACATCGTCGACGATGACGCGTCGCTGCGGACGGCTTTGCAGACGCTGTTCCGTTCCGTCGGCATGACGGCCAAGGCCTATGATTCGGTGCGCACCTTCCTCAATGCAGAACGGGGGGACGCCCCCGGCTGCCTCCTGCTCGACGTGCGCATGCCCGGGACCAGCGGCCTCGACTTCCAGAGCCAGCTCGACTCACTCGGCATCGATCTGCCGGTGATCATGATGACCGGCCACGGCGATATCCCCATGTCGGTACGGGCGATGAAGGCAGGCGCGGTCGATTTCCTGCCCAAGCCCTTCCGCGAACAAGACCTGCTCGACGCCGTGGCCCTGGCGGTGGAGCGCCATCGCGGCCAGCGCTCCGAACGCGAAGACCTGGCCGATCTGCGCAAGCGCTTTGACAGTCTGTCGAAGCGCGAGCAACAGGTGATGACACTGGTCACCATTGGAAGGCTCAACAAGGAGGCGGCCGACGACCTCCACTTGAGCGAGATCACAGTCAAAATCCATCGTGGCTCGGCGATGCGCAAGATGGGGGCGAAAACCCTGGCTGACCTGGTGCGCATGGCCGAGGCGCTGAAGATCCCCAAGACCCTGGCCACGGCCCTTCCCCCCTCCCAAACACGAAAGCCCTAG
- a CDS encoding alpha/beta hydrolase: protein MLIHGAWLTPASWEPFRAHYEARGFTVIAPAWPYLDRPITELRANPDPRLARLNLKDIADHYEAQIRALPEKPILMGHSFGGLIVQMLLDRGLGAAGVAIDPAPPFGVPAHPRAVWTSLSVFTAWNAWNRALTMSFDNFRTGFANTLPESEMRAAYDQYIVPTPGRIFFQALLGVGSKLTFPNPIRPPLLLTAAEFDRTVPLPMVRANAKKQAKSPSKTELKIFPQRSHVLCLETGWEEVADSILDWAIEAAKPSASTQATAADELRTSPQLAEAY from the coding sequence ATGCTCATCCACGGCGCCTGGCTGACGCCCGCCTCGTGGGAGCCCTTCCGAGCCCATTATGAAGCCAGGGGCTTTACCGTCATCGCCCCAGCCTGGCCCTATCTCGACCGGCCCATCACCGAGCTTCGTGCCAACCCGGATCCACGTCTCGCCCGGCTGAACCTCAAGGACATCGCCGATCACTATGAGGCGCAGATCCGCGCACTCCCGGAAAAGCCCATCCTGATGGGCCATTCATTCGGCGGCCTGATCGTGCAGATGCTGCTCGATCGCGGCCTGGGCGCGGCGGGCGTCGCCATTGATCCCGCGCCGCCCTTCGGTGTTCCAGCGCATCCCCGCGCAGTCTGGACGTCTCTGTCCGTCTTCACGGCGTGGAACGCATGGAACCGAGCGCTGACGATGAGCTTCGACAATTTCCGCACCGGCTTTGCCAACACCCTTCCGGAATCGGAAATGCGAGCGGCCTACGACCAATACATCGTGCCGACACCGGGCCGCATCTTCTTCCAGGCCCTGCTGGGCGTGGGCTCGAAGCTCACGTTCCCCAATCCGATCCGTCCGCCCCTCCTGCTCACCGCCGCTGAATTCGACCGGACCGTCCCTCTGCCCATGGTTCGGGCGAACGCGAAAAAGCAGGCGAAGTCTCCGTCGAAAACCGAGCTCAAGATCTTTCCGCAGCGCTCGCACGTCCTGTGCCTTGAGACAGGCTGGGAAGAAGTCGCCGATTCCATTCTCGACTGGGCCATTGAAGCGGCCAAGCCTTCTGCCTCTACCCAGGCCACGGCGGCGGACGAACTCCGCACGTCCCCCCAATTGGCTGAGGCGTACTGA
- a CDS encoding sterol desaturase family protein: MQWAIHWLHTVPLWEAAGLFLLQNILVFLLAVALGEWLMRRFAHRRVAPPALALQQHELVLAAVCVLLNSAVTFAGLLLWREGWIRFRLDGGPRVLVDLAVLVGIMDLGMYALHRVAHSRWLYGWLHAAHHRYEFARPLTLFVLNPLEVLGFGMLWLTVCVAYEASWIAMMLYLVFNTLWGVLGHLGVEPFPDGWVRWPVTRAVATTTFHARHHLDLAHHYGFYTLVWDRLFGTLAPDYEASFARSPTQPYTKV, encoded by the coding sequence ATGCAATGGGCCATCCACTGGTTGCACACCGTGCCCTTGTGGGAAGCCGCTGGACTCTTCCTCCTCCAGAACATTCTGGTGTTCCTCCTGGCCGTGGCATTGGGCGAGTGGCTGATGCGGCGCTTCGCCCACCGCCGCGTGGCGCCCCCGGCCCTCGCCCTCCAGCAGCATGAGCTCGTGCTCGCCGCAGTGTGCGTCCTCCTTAACAGCGCGGTCACCTTTGCCGGGCTCCTGCTGTGGCGGGAAGGGTGGATCCGCTTCCGGCTCGACGGAGGGCCGCGCGTCCTCGTGGACTTGGCGGTCCTCGTGGGGATCATGGACCTGGGCATGTACGCGTTGCATCGCGTTGCGCACTCGCGATGGCTCTACGGCTGGCTCCACGCCGCCCACCACCGCTATGAGTTCGCCCGGCCCCTCACCCTCTTCGTGCTCAACCCGCTGGAAGTCCTGGGCTTCGGGATGCTGTGGCTCACCGTCTGCGTGGCCTACGAAGCCTCATGGATCGCCATGATGCTCTACCTCGTTTTCAATACCCTCTGGGGAGTGCTGGGACACCTCGGCGTGGAGCCCTTCCCAGATGGCTGGGTGCGTTGGCCTGTCACCCGCGCCGTGGCCACCACGACCTTTCACGCCCGGCACCACTTGGATCTCGCGCACCACTACGGCTTTTACACCCTGGTGTGGGACCGGCTCTTCGGGACGCTGGCACCGGATTATGAAGCCTCCTTCGCGCGGTCGCCGACTCAGCCCTATACCAAGGTTTAG